The Desulfuromonas sp. genomic sequence CCTCCATCATCCGGCAGAGCCCCTCTTCGTTATCGACCAACATGATTCTGGCTTTCGACATCTAGATAACCTCTCGTACGAATGGCAGCTCGATACTGATGGTTGTTCCGCGTCCTGGCTCGCTGATAATTCCGATTGTCCCCTGGTGCTGATCAATGATTTGTCTGGTGATTGCCAGGCCTAGGCCGGTACCACGTTCCTTGGTGGTAAAGAATGGCTCGAAGACCTCATCCAGATCTTCTTCCCTGATGCCGCAGCCGGTATCTGTAAATGTGATCAGGGCGCTGGTGTCTTCAGTTGTCGTCGTGATTGTCAACTTACCGCCGGACGGCATGGCCCCGCCGGCATTGAGAATCAGATTGATTGCGACCTGGCGAATCTGGTCGGCGTCGACCTGAACGGTCGGCAGGTCGGGATCGAACTGCCGGATGATTTCGACCCGGCGCAAATCTGTGTGGTTGGCGGCAAAGTCGATAATCTGTGTAAGCAGTTCATTGATGTTTTCGTCCCTGAATTCAGGTTGCGGCGTTCTGGCGTAGTTGAGCAGATCCTGGACAATTTTTTTGCAGCGTTTACTTTCGCGTTTAATCTCGCCGATGAAGTGATAGCTTTGATCATCCGGGCTCATCTTTTTTTCGAGGTAGCCGGCATAGCCGAGTATGACCCCGAGCGGATTGTTGATTTCGTGGGCGACGCCGGACGAGAGGACCCCGAGGGACGCCATTTTTCCCTGCTGGGCAAGATCGGCCTCAAGTTTCCGGTTGCGGCGCAGCATCCGGGTCATCCGGTTGAAGGTCGAAGCGAGTTCGCCGAGTTCATCCTGGGAATTGACTACCATTCTTTGTCTGAAATTCCCCTTGCGGACGTTGCGCACGACTGCAGTCATGTGGCGTATTGGATCGGTAAGAACCTTGGCAGCAAGAAAAACCATAAAGGCCGCGATCAGGGCTGTGAAAAGCGATATAATTGCCATGCTCGAGAGAATACGTCCCTTGATCAGGTTGGCCTCGGCATAGAACTCATCTTCATACGAGCCGACGGCGACAATCCAGTCCCATGGCTCAAAGTGAAGATAGCGGACTATTTTCCGGCGCGGGCGGGGGTCGGATGAATTCTTCCAGTCGTAGCGGATCCATCCCGAGGTCTTCTCAACCATGGCGCGGACGAATTGACGCCCATTGGAATCGACGACGTCGAGAATGTTTTCCCCTTCGGCATCGGGATGAATGGTCAGGTTGCCTTTGCGGTCGAGGCAGTAGATATAGCCGGTCTGGCCGACTTTCTTGGCCTTGATTTTCCGTTTCAGTTCAGCAAAGGCCCGTTTTTCAAATTCCTGATTTTCGTATGTTTCGTCGATATAACCGCCGGTGGCGATGATCCAGTCCCACGGCTCAAAGTAGCGATAAGCAACCATCTTCATCCGTGGTTCAATATCCCCAAGTTCCCGATTCCGCCACGGATAGATGGTGGTCATAACCTTTCCGGGTTCAGCCCGGCGCGCATTTTCACTCATTTTCCGGATAAAGTACTCGCCGTCATCATCCTGTTCCTTGAAGATGTTTTCCCCTTCGCGGGCGATATGTACGGTCAGGGTCCCGTCGCTTTTCATCGCATATATATAACCGCTTTCGCCGACCTGAACCCGTTTCAAGACCCGCCGGGCCGCCTTTTTTGCGCTGACCAGGTCGAGATCACCGGAAAGATGCTGGTGGTGCTCGGCTTCAACGAGACTGTAGGCAAGATTGGTCAGGTTCCTGAGTTCCTGCTCGGCAGCGGCTTTTTTATCCTGACGGTAGAGATGGTACTGCTGGTAGTGGGCATCAAGCAGGTCGATACTGAAATTGGCAAGATGGTCAAGATCATCCATGCTGGTCTGGGTGATACCGCGCCGGGCCTGCTGATGGCCAATGTAACCGACAATGGCACCGACCATCATGATCGGAATCAGGACCAGGGGCAAAACCATGACCATCATTTTCCAGCGGATGCGGAGATTGTTGACAAATTTGAAAAAATGACGTGCCATAGATGCAACCCTGCAGGATAAAATTTGACCAGATTATCTTTGCAGAATTGCAAAAATGCAAGATTTCTAATTTTATGCGAAATTGTGGTTAATGAGAGATGGCGGGAGAAGGGGATTCCCTTCTCCCGTGATGGACTTCAGGTTCAGCTGCCGGGTCACTCGGGGTTCAGCACGTAATTGTAGAATTCAACAACAAGTTGTTCATCGAGACCGGGGCGGTGGATATTCCGGGCCTGCTTGCTCGGCAGGTAGTAATTTTCAACTTTGGTGAATTCGGTGGTCAACTGCTCATCGATGCTGCCGTCGGGCGATGTGATTGAGACCTCTTGCGGCAGCATGTTCCCCTCGGCATCAAGATGGCGGATTTCAACGGAAAGAGGGCTTTGTTCACGGGCAGCGATGTCGATATGAATCAGTATCAATTGATCCGGATCAATGTCTAACGCCAGTTTTTCGATCTCTCTTTGCGGCAGGTCGAGGTCTGCTCCGTAGAAAGCCCCGTCGAGGTCGGTCGGTTCATCGAATTCAATATCGAAGTGATAGATGGTGGAGTCGGCGATCTGTGCTTCAGCACTTTTCACGGATGCTTTTTTCAAAAGCGCCTGCCGGATTTCGGTTTTGTCGATTGGCAGAAAGAGGGAACCGAGCTCGATGGCAAATCGTTGTGAGAAGCGGTTGATCATCTGTTCCATATACGGGAATGCGGTAACTGTTTTTGAGCGGATATAGATTCCGGATTTTCGGTTCCAGAACTTCATCAAATCAGGTGCTTCCGGTCGCGGGATATCTTTTGGCATGTTCCCGGTCATCCGCGCCAGCATTTCGTCAAGTTTATTGGTTTTCAGATCAACCCGGTAG encodes the following:
- a CDS encoding histidine kinase is translated as MARHFFKFVNNLRIRWKMMVMVLPLVLIPIMMVGAIVGYIGHQQARRGITQTSMDDLDHLANFSIDLLDAHYQQYHLYRQDKKAAAEQELRNLTNLAYSLVEAEHHQHLSGDLDLVSAKKAARRVLKRVQVGESGYIYAMKSDGTLTVHIAREGENIFKEQDDDGEYFIRKMSENARRAEPGKVMTTIYPWRNRELGDIEPRMKMVAYRYFEPWDWIIATGGYIDETYENQEFEKRAFAELKRKIKAKKVGQTGYIYCLDRKGNLTIHPDAEGENILDVVDSNGRQFVRAMVEKTSGWIRYDWKNSSDPRPRRKIVRYLHFEPWDWIVAVGSYEDEFYAEANLIKGRILSSMAIISLFTALIAAFMVFLAAKVLTDPIRHMTAVVRNVRKGNFRQRMVVNSQDELGELASTFNRMTRMLRRNRKLEADLAQQGKMASLGVLSSGVAHEINNPLGVILGYAGYLEKKMSPDDQSYHFIGEIKRESKRCKKIVQDLLNYARTPQPEFRDENINELLTQIIDFAANHTDLRRVEIIRQFDPDLPTVQVDADQIRQVAINLILNAGGAMPSGGKLTITTTTEDTSALITFTDTGCGIREEDLDEVFEPFFTTKERGTGLGLAITRQIIDQHQGTIGIISEPGRGTTISIELPFVREVI